The following proteins come from a genomic window of Sesamum indicum cultivar Zhongzhi No. 13 linkage group LG10, S_indicum_v1.0, whole genome shotgun sequence:
- the LOC105172380 gene encoding pentatricopeptide repeat-containing protein At5g14770, mitochondrial isoform X1, which translates to MPIMIKPKGQFIKRLAEGATPLLSHSRSAHRPRMPFAASFSSQRSLRTTIRNPEQVCTSLFCTIIHLFLRRRRLSEAIDAFTAMRGYKLTPQLQDWNSLLHHFGCTGLVHQVMLIYQEMIFSGVGPNVVTKNIVVYTLSKVGDFDSALELLRDNKDWKFESDGVTYNTVIWGFCKHGHVEMGLGLVSEMVKRGVNCDNFTCNILMKGFCEKGMLENAKLVMNMLCSDVDRDGTIRRDAVGFNTLINGYCKAGKVSGALQLMESMAKEGVLPDTVTYNTLINGFCEMGDFDSAKGLMDELLESSDCTVADAEEKHGVVGGARMKANHITYTSLISGYGKRLQTGEALAIYKEMVAKGVDPDVVTYSCVINGLLKSGRSAEANYVFQEMIRIGVDPNHVTYSILIDFLIKNSNVMAAFNLLSQLVVRGIAFDVVLFTTLIDGLFKVGRHGEAENVFRNLLQSNVMPCHITYSALIDGRCKIADMKGVESVLQQMKERNVLPNVVTYSSVINGYMKSGMFEEAINVLSDMISQNIMPNAYTYGPLIDGFLKAGKKEIAEGLYEDMKMRGVDDNIFILDAFVNNLKKEGRIAEAEAFLRDMVSRGLLPDRVNYTSLMDGLFKAGKGSSALEVVQEITAKGIGFDIITYNVLLNGLITLGKYDLQSIYTGMQQFGLAPDHATFNILIKAYCREGKLDTALQLLDEMKTHGLSPNAITCNILVEGLCESGKVSMAMDLLSELSISGLHPTEITHKLVLTAASETKRAEIIFTMHKTLIAMGLDLSLTVYNNLITVLCGLKMPRKAAFVLKEMKEAGFRADTVTYNALIQGYCKSSHLEKALAMYSEMMAEGVSPNITTYNILLGGLAAAGSMHRVADLLSEMKEQGFLSNATTFEILVSGHVKVGNKKEAVRLYCEMITKGFVPRTSTYNLLINDFAKVGKMKQAMELLNEMQARGVPPNSSTYDILISGWCQLSSQEKTMKKFYQAEARRLFKEMSDKCFTPSESTLNQLGFVLAKPGKVADAQRLLNKLYKREI; encoded by the coding sequence ATGCCAATTATGATAAAGCCAAAGGGGCAATTTATCAAACGCCTTGCAGAGGGAGCCACGCCACTTCTCTCCCACTCACGCTCAGCCCACAGGCCAAGAATGCCTTTTGCTGCCTCGTTCTCGTCTCAACGTTCTCTTAGAACCACGATCAGAAACCCGGAGCAGGTCTGCACCTCACTTTTCTGCACTATCATACACCTTTtcctccgccgccgccgcctcTCCGAAGCCATAGACGCTTTCACCGCCATGAGAGGTTACAAATTGACACCGCAACTCCAGGACTGGAACAGCCTCTTGCACCATTTCGGTTGTACAGGGTTAGTCCATCAGGTGATGCTTATTTATCAAGAAATGATCTTTTCTGGTGTGGGACCAAATGTGGTTACCAAGAACATAGTCGTTTACACCCTGTCTAAAGTTGGAGACTTTGACAGTGCCCTTGAATTACTAAGAGATAACAAGGATTGGAAATTCGAGAGTGATGGAGTTACTTATAATACTGTAATTTGGGGGTTTTGTAAACATGGGCATGTAGAAATGGGGCTTGGGCTGGTATCGGAAATGGTTAAAAGGGGTGTAAATTGTGATAATTTCActtgtaatatattaatgaaaggATTTTGTGAGAAGGGTATGTTGGAGAATGCTAAACTAGTTATGAACATGCTGTGTAGTGACGTAGATAGGGATGGAACAATTCGTAGAGATGCTGTAGGTTTTAACACTTTGATAAATGGCTATTGCAAGGCTGGTAAAGTTAGTGGCGCTCTTCAGTTGATGGAGAGTATGGCAAAAGAGGGTGTGTTACCTGATACTGTTACTTATAACACTTTGATCAACGGTTTCTGCGAGATGGGGGATTTTGATAGTGCCAAGGGGCTCATGGATGAACTCTTAGAGAGCAGTGATTGCACAGTTGCTGATGCGGAGGAAAAACATGGTGTAGTTGGCGGAGCACGTATGAAAGCAAATCATATTACATATACTAGTTTGATCAGTGGATATGGCAAGCGGCTCCAGACTGGAGAGGCATTGGCTATATACAAGGAAATGGTTGCAAAGGGAGTTGATCCAGATGTAGTTACATACAGTTGTGTTATAAATGGACTTCTTAAGTCTGGGAGGTCAGCTGAGGCCAACTATGTATTTCAGGAGATGATAAGGATAGGTGTGGACCCAAACCATGTTACCTactcaattttaattgattttctaattaaaaacaGTAATGTAATGGCTGCATTTAACTTGCTAAGTCAATTGGTGGTTCGTGGAATTGCATTTGATGTGGTTCTGTTCACTACATTGATTGATGGGCTCTTCAAGGTTGGAAGGCACGGAGAAGCTGAGAATGTGTTTAGAAATCTTTTGCAGTCCAATGTCATGCCATGTCACATAACCTATTCTGCATTGATTGATGGTCGCTGTAAAATCGCTGACATGAAGGGTGTGGAGTCCGTTCTGCAGCAAATGAAGGAGAGAAACGTTCTGCCAAATGTGGTAACTTATTCTTCAGTAATTAATGGCTATATGAAAAGTGGAATGTTTGAAGAAGCTATTAATGTACTCTCGGACAtgatttctcaaaatattatgcCGAATGCTTACACCTATGGCCCCCTGATAGATGGCTTTTTGAAAGCTGGTAAAAAGGAGATAGCTGAAGGTCTATATGAGGATATGAAAATGCGAGGAGTTGATGATAACATTTTCATACTCGATGCTTTTGTGAACAATCTGAAGAAGGAGGGAAGGATTGCTGAGGCAGAGGCCTTTCTTAGAGATATGGTGTCAAGGGGTTTGTTACCTGACCGTGTTAATTACACCTCCCTGATGGATGGACTGTTCAAAGCAGGAAAAGGGTCCTCTGCGCTTGAAGTTGTCCAAGAGATCACAGCTAAAGGTATAGGGTTCGATATAATCACATACAATGTTTTGCTCAATGGGTTGATTACACTTGGTAAATATGATCTGCAATCTATTTATACTGGAATGCAGCAGTTTGGATTGGCTCCAGATCATGCTACATTTAACATCTTAATTAAGGCATATTGCAGAGAAGGGAAATTAGATACTGCTCTCCAGCTCTTGGATGAAATGAAAACTCATGGATTAAGTCCGAATGCAATaacttgtaatattttggtgGAAGGGCTTTGCGAGTCAGGTAAAGTTAGTATGGCAATGGATTTGTTGAGTGAGTTGTCTATATCTGGCTTGCATCCAACAGAAATTACTCACAAACTTGTGCTTACTGCTGCTTCTGAGACTAAAAGGGCTGAAATTATCTTCACGATGCACAAAACACTTATTGCAATGGGACTTGACTTGAGTCTGACagtttataataatcttatcaCTGTTTTATGTGGCCTAAAGATGCCTAGAAAAGCAGCATTTGTTTTAAAGGAAATGAAAGAAGCTGGTTTTCGTGCAGATACTGTCACTTATAATGCTCTGATTCAAGGATATTGCAAAAGCTCTCATTTGGAGAAGGCTCTTGCTATGTACTCTGAGATGATGGCTGAAGGAGTTTCTCCTAATATTACAACATATAACATTCTTCTAGGGGGTTTAGCAGCAGCAGGATCAATGCATAGGGTGGCTGATCTACTATCTGAAATGAAAGAACAAGGCTTTCTTTCAAATGCTACCACATTCGAAATTTTGGTTTCTGGCCACGTTAAAGTCGGGAATAAGAAGGAAGCCGTAAGGCTTTACTGTGAAATGATAACCAAAGGTTTCGTTCCTCGAACTAGCACTTATAACTTGCTCATCAATGATTTTGCCAAGGTAGGAAAGATGAAGCAAGCAATGGAGCTTTTGAATGAAATGCAAGCTAGAGGGGTGCCCCCAAATTCCTCAACCTATGACATACTGATAAGTGGATGGTGTCAGCTATCATCTCAGGAAAAGACCATGAAGAAATTTTATCAAGCAGAGGCAAGAAGGTTGTTTAAAGAGATGAGTGACAAATGCTTTACTCCCAGTGAAAGTACTTTAAATCAACTGGGTTTTGTTCTTGCAAAACCAGGAAAAGTGGCTGATGCTCAAAggttattaaataaactatataagAGAGAGATATGA
- the LOC105172380 gene encoding pentatricopeptide repeat-containing protein At5g14770, mitochondrial isoform X2 — MPIMIKPKGQFIKRLAEGATPLLSHSRSAHRPRMPFAASFSSQRSLRTTIRNPEQVCTSLFCTIIHLFLRRRRLSEAIDAFTAMRGYKLTPQLQDWNSLLHHFGCTGLVHQVMLIYQEMIFSGVGPNVVTKNIVVYTLSKVGDFDSALELLRDNKDWKFESDGVTYNTVIWGFCKHGHVEMGLGLVSEMVKRGVNCDNFTCNILMKGFCEKGMLENAKLVMNMLCSDVDRDGTIRRDAVGFNTLINGYCKAGKVSGALQLMESMAKEGVLPDTVTYNTLINGFCEMGDFDSAKGLMDELLESSDCTVADAEEKHGVVGGARMKANHITYTSLISGYGKRLQTGEALAIYKEMVAKGVDPDVVTYSCVINGLLKSGRSAEANYVFQEMIRIGVDPNHVTYSILIDFLIKNSNVMAAFNLLSQLVVRGIAFDVVLFTTLIDGLFKVGRHGEAENVFRNLLQSNVMPCHITYSALIDGRCKIADMKGVESVLQQMKERNVLPNVVTYSSVINGYMKSGMFEEAINVLSDMISQNIMPNAYTYGPLIDGFLKAGKKEIAEGLYEDMKMRGVDDNIFILDAFVNNLKKEGRIAEAEAFLRDMVSRGLLPDRVNYTSLMDGLFKAGKGSSALEVVQEITAKGIGFDIITYNVLLNGLITLGKYDLQSIYTGMQQFGLAPDHATFNILIKAYCREGKLDTALQLLDEMKTHGLSPNAITCNILVEGLCESDTVTYNALIQGYCKSSHLEKALAMYSEMMAEGVSPNITTYNILLGGLAAAGSMHRVADLLSEMKEQGFLSNATTFEILVSGHVKVGNKKEAVRLYCEMITKGFVPRTSTYNLLINDFAKVGKMKQAMELLNEMQARGVPPNSSTYDILISGWCQLSSQEKTMKKFYQAEARRLFKEMSDKCFTPSESTLNQLGFVLAKPGKVADAQRLLNKLYKREI; from the exons ATGCCAATTATGATAAAGCCAAAGGGGCAATTTATCAAACGCCTTGCAGAGGGAGCCACGCCACTTCTCTCCCACTCACGCTCAGCCCACAGGCCAAGAATGCCTTTTGCTGCCTCGTTCTCGTCTCAACGTTCTCTTAGAACCACGATCAGAAACCCGGAGCAGGTCTGCACCTCACTTTTCTGCACTATCATACACCTTTtcctccgccgccgccgcctcTCCGAAGCCATAGACGCTTTCACCGCCATGAGAGGTTACAAATTGACACCGCAACTCCAGGACTGGAACAGCCTCTTGCACCATTTCGGTTGTACAGGGTTAGTCCATCAGGTGATGCTTATTTATCAAGAAATGATCTTTTCTGGTGTGGGACCAAATGTGGTTACCAAGAACATAGTCGTTTACACCCTGTCTAAAGTTGGAGACTTTGACAGTGCCCTTGAATTACTAAGAGATAACAAGGATTGGAAATTCGAGAGTGATGGAGTTACTTATAATACTGTAATTTGGGGGTTTTGTAAACATGGGCATGTAGAAATGGGGCTTGGGCTGGTATCGGAAATGGTTAAAAGGGGTGTAAATTGTGATAATTTCActtgtaatatattaatgaaaggATTTTGTGAGAAGGGTATGTTGGAGAATGCTAAACTAGTTATGAACATGCTGTGTAGTGACGTAGATAGGGATGGAACAATTCGTAGAGATGCTGTAGGTTTTAACACTTTGATAAATGGCTATTGCAAGGCTGGTAAAGTTAGTGGCGCTCTTCAGTTGATGGAGAGTATGGCAAAAGAGGGTGTGTTACCTGATACTGTTACTTATAACACTTTGATCAACGGTTTCTGCGAGATGGGGGATTTTGATAGTGCCAAGGGGCTCATGGATGAACTCTTAGAGAGCAGTGATTGCACAGTTGCTGATGCGGAGGAAAAACATGGTGTAGTTGGCGGAGCACGTATGAAAGCAAATCATATTACATATACTAGTTTGATCAGTGGATATGGCAAGCGGCTCCAGACTGGAGAGGCATTGGCTATATACAAGGAAATGGTTGCAAAGGGAGTTGATCCAGATGTAGTTACATACAGTTGTGTTATAAATGGACTTCTTAAGTCTGGGAGGTCAGCTGAGGCCAACTATGTATTTCAGGAGATGATAAGGATAGGTGTGGACCCAAACCATGTTACCTactcaattttaattgattttctaattaaaaacaGTAATGTAATGGCTGCATTTAACTTGCTAAGTCAATTGGTGGTTCGTGGAATTGCATTTGATGTGGTTCTGTTCACTACATTGATTGATGGGCTCTTCAAGGTTGGAAGGCACGGAGAAGCTGAGAATGTGTTTAGAAATCTTTTGCAGTCCAATGTCATGCCATGTCACATAACCTATTCTGCATTGATTGATGGTCGCTGTAAAATCGCTGACATGAAGGGTGTGGAGTCCGTTCTGCAGCAAATGAAGGAGAGAAACGTTCTGCCAAATGTGGTAACTTATTCTTCAGTAATTAATGGCTATATGAAAAGTGGAATGTTTGAAGAAGCTATTAATGTACTCTCGGACAtgatttctcaaaatattatgcCGAATGCTTACACCTATGGCCCCCTGATAGATGGCTTTTTGAAAGCTGGTAAAAAGGAGATAGCTGAAGGTCTATATGAGGATATGAAAATGCGAGGAGTTGATGATAACATTTTCATACTCGATGCTTTTGTGAACAATCTGAAGAAGGAGGGAAGGATTGCTGAGGCAGAGGCCTTTCTTAGAGATATGGTGTCAAGGGGTTTGTTACCTGACCGTGTTAATTACACCTCCCTGATGGATGGACTGTTCAAAGCAGGAAAAGGGTCCTCTGCGCTTGAAGTTGTCCAAGAGATCACAGCTAAAGGTATAGGGTTCGATATAATCACATACAATGTTTTGCTCAATGGGTTGATTACACTTGGTAAATATGATCTGCAATCTATTTATACTGGAATGCAGCAGTTTGGATTGGCTCCAGATCATGCTACATTTAACATCTTAATTAAGGCATATTGCAGAGAAGGGAAATTAGATACTGCTCTCCAGCTCTTGGATGAAATGAAAACTCATGGATTAAGTCCGAATGCAATaacttgtaatattttggtgGAAGGGCTTTGCGAGTCAG ATACTGTCACTTATAATGCTCTGATTCAAGGATATTGCAAAAGCTCTCATTTGGAGAAGGCTCTTGCTATGTACTCTGAGATGATGGCTGAAGGAGTTTCTCCTAATATTACAACATATAACATTCTTCTAGGGGGTTTAGCAGCAGCAGGATCAATGCATAGGGTGGCTGATCTACTATCTGAAATGAAAGAACAAGGCTTTCTTTCAAATGCTACCACATTCGAAATTTTGGTTTCTGGCCACGTTAAAGTCGGGAATAAGAAGGAAGCCGTAAGGCTTTACTGTGAAATGATAACCAAAGGTTTCGTTCCTCGAACTAGCACTTATAACTTGCTCATCAATGATTTTGCCAAGGTAGGAAAGATGAAGCAAGCAATGGAGCTTTTGAATGAAATGCAAGCTAGAGGGGTGCCCCCAAATTCCTCAACCTATGACATACTGATAAGTGGATGGTGTCAGCTATCATCTCAGGAAAAGACCATGAAGAAATTTTATCAAGCAGAGGCAAGAAGGTTGTTTAAAGAGATGAGTGACAAATGCTTTACTCCCAGTGAAAGTACTTTAAATCAACTGGGTTTTGTTCTTGCAAAACCAGGAAAAGTGGCTGATGCTCAAAggttattaaataaactatataagAGAGAGATATGA
- the LOC105172788 gene encoding glutathione S-transferase U7-like, producing MSNNETVKLLGTGVSPFEWRIIWALKWKGIDFEFIEEDVSNKSPLLSEKNPVYKMIPVLFHAQNAVSESLIILEYIDETWKENPILPADPTERAYARFWAKFSEEKILEASRLAFHYTGNKQAEGVKLMSESLEILEGEIRGKKFFGGQTFGYLDIVVGWIAYWLHFTQEAGGYKVMDPTRFPGIDQWTKNFLQVDIIKDNLPPFDKMMSTYKLYRQMSLHLLSGGGDQC from the exons ATGAGCAACAATGAAACGGTGAAGCTTCTGGGAACTGGAGTGAGCCCTTTCGAGTGGAGAATCATATGGGCTCTCAAATGGAAAGGCATCGACTTTGAATTCATTGAGGAAGATGTATCCAACAAGAGCCCGTTGCTGTCGGAGAAGAATCCGGTTTACAAGATGATTCCAGTGCTCTTTCATGCCCAAAATGCCGTATCTGAGTCACTTATCATTCTTGAATACATCGATGAGACTTGGAAAGAGAACCCCATTTTGCCCGCAGATCCGACAGAAAGAGCATATGCTCGTTTCTGGGCCAAGTTTTCTGAGGAGAAG ATACTGGAGGCATCAAGATTAGCATTTCACTACACAGGTAACAAACAGGCAGAAGGGGTTAAACTAATGTCTGAGAGCCTGGAAATTCTGGAAGGGGAAATCAGAGGAAAGAAATTCTTTGGAGGACAGACATTTGGATATCTTGATATTGTGGTTGGTTGGATTGCTTATTGGCTTCACTTCACTCAAGAAGCTGGTGGTTACAAGGTAATGGATCCGACAAGGTTTCCAGGGATTGATCAATGGACGAAAAACTTCTTACAAGTTGACATAATTAAGGACAATCTTCCACCTTTTGATAAGATGATGAGTACATACAAACTGTACAGACAGATGTCTCTCCATTTACTGAGTGGTGGTGGAGATCAGTGCTGA